From Candidatus Cloacimonadota bacterium, a single genomic window includes:
- the era gene encoding GTPase Era, whose amino-acid sequence MNQIAPDFKSGFVAIIGKPNTGKSTLMNRLLGEKLSITSAKPQTTRYAVKGIWNTDKHQIIFIDTPGFLIPRYEMQERMARIISDSYKDVDLVIFLTQVQGFPTDYDLQVLDLLKNVKSPVLAVFNKTDLELDIDRESLKSNLPNTVDKCLFVSALTGDGIEELIDNIRFYVPFHAPFYDEDQLSDLPLRFFAKELIREAIFHQFEEEIPYATAVLIERFQELPAKVVVDAVIWIERSSQKPILIGKGGQNLKKIREYAEVQLSEFLQFPAEIHLFVKVNENWRKKPHSLKELGFK is encoded by the coding sequence ATGAACCAGATAGCCCCAGATTTCAAGAGCGGTTTTGTTGCCATCATCGGCAAACCAAACACCGGAAAATCCACCCTGATGAACCGGCTTTTGGGCGAAAAGCTCTCCATCACCTCTGCTAAACCTCAAACCACACGTTATGCTGTGAAAGGCATCTGGAACACAGATAAACACCAGATCATCTTCATCGATACTCCCGGCTTCCTGATACCCCGATATGAGATGCAGGAGCGCATGGCACGTATTATCAGCGACAGTTATAAAGACGTGGATTTAGTGATCTTTCTTACTCAAGTGCAAGGCTTTCCTACTGATTACGATCTCCAAGTACTGGACTTGCTGAAGAATGTAAAGAGTCCCGTCCTGGCGGTATTCAATAAGACTGATTTGGAACTGGACATCGATCGGGAGAGCTTGAAGAGCAACCTTCCCAATACTGTGGATAAGTGCCTCTTTGTGTCTGCACTCACCGGAGATGGAATAGAAGAGCTCATCGATAATATCCGCTTTTATGTGCCTTTTCACGCTCCCTTTTATGATGAAGATCAGCTTTCAGACCTTCCTCTTCGTTTTTTTGCCAAAGAGCTGATCCGGGAAGCCATATTTCACCAGTTTGAAGAAGAAATCCCCTATGCTACAGCCGTGCTGATTGAGCGTTTCCAGGAATTACCTGCCAAAGTAGTGGTGGATGCCGTAATCTGGATCGAGAGAAGTTCTCAAAAGCCCATTTTGATCGGAAAGGGAGGGCAAAATCTGAAGAAGATACGCGAGTATGCCGAAGTTCAACTCAGTGAATTTTTACAATTCCCCGCCGAGATCCACCTCTTCGTAAAGGTGAATGAAAACTGGCGTAAAAAGCCTCATTCGCTGAAAGAGCTGGGGTTCAAATAG
- the rocD gene encoding ornithine--oxo-acid transaminase, producing the protein MSDQLKYGSISSRRAMELEEEYGAHNYHPLPVVLAKGEGVFMWDPEGNRYYDFLSAYSAVNQGHCHPKIIKALCDQAQVLTLTSRAFYNNKLGEYEKYITEYFGYDMVLPMNSGAEGVETAIKLARKWAYNVKGIENNNAIIVFAENNFHGRTVTIITASSDPDCYEGFGPFTPGIVRVAYNDPKALKDYLAKHGKNVAAFIVEPIQGEAGVFVPDEGYLKACFDICKEHNVLFIADEIQSGIARTGKLLACDYENVRPDVLILGKAISGGVLPVSAVLADKEIMMQIKPGQHGSTFGGFPLACAVAKAALEVVKEEKLAERAYELGEYFREELRNLNHPMIKIVRGRGLLNAIVVEPRDGVEAWDVCLKLKDKGLLCKPTHRHIIRLAPPLVITKEQLAECVQIIKEVFATL; encoded by the coding sequence ATGTCAGATCAACTTAAATATGGTAGTATTAGTTCTCGCAGAGCGATGGAACTGGAAGAAGAATACGGTGCGCACAACTACCATCCGCTGCCCGTAGTTCTGGCAAAGGGAGAGGGAGTATTTATGTGGGATCCTGAAGGAAACCGCTATTACGACTTCCTTTCAGCGTATTCTGCCGTAAACCAGGGCCACTGCCATCCCAAGATCATCAAAGCTTTGTGTGATCAGGCTCAAGTGCTTACTCTCACATCCCGCGCTTTTTACAATAACAAGCTTGGAGAGTATGAGAAGTACATTACGGAATACTTTGGTTACGACATGGTTTTACCTATGAACAGCGGTGCCGAGGGCGTTGAAACCGCTATCAAACTTGCCCGCAAATGGGCTTACAATGTAAAAGGCATAGAGAACAACAACGCTATCATAGTATTCGCCGAAAACAACTTCCATGGTCGCACCGTGACCATCATCACCGCTTCATCGGATCCTGATTGTTATGAAGGCTTTGGTCCCTTCACTCCAGGTATCGTGAGAGTAGCTTACAACGATCCCAAAGCCCTGAAAGACTATTTGGCAAAACACGGCAAGAATGTAGCTGCATTCATCGTGGAGCCTATTCAGGGTGAAGCCGGTGTATTTGTTCCGGACGAAGGTTATCTGAAAGCCTGTTTCGACATCTGCAAGGAACACAATGTGCTGTTCATCGCCGATGAGATCCAATCCGGCATTGCCCGTACCGGCAAGCTTTTGGCCTGCGATTACGAGAATGTACGTCCCGACGTATTGATCCTGGGCAAAGCCATATCCGGCGGTGTTTTGCCTGTTTCAGCCGTTTTGGCGGACAAAGAGATAATGATGCAAATAAAACCTGGACAGCATGGCTCCACTTTCGGCGGATTTCCCTTGGCCTGCGCCGTGGCGAAAGCCGCTCTTGAAGTAGTGAAAGAAGAGAAGCTGGCAGAGCGCGCTTATGAACTGGGAGAATACTTCCGGGAAGAACTGCGCAATCTGAATCACCCCATGATCAAGATTGTTCGCGGTCGTGGCCTGCTGAATGCCATCGTAGTAGAGCCCAGGGACGGCGTGGAAGCTTGGGATGTATGCCTGAAATTGAAAGATAAGGGATTGCTGTGCAAACCTACTCATCGTCACATCATTCGCCTTGCTCCTCCCTTGGTCATCACCAAAGAACAGCTTGCCGAATGCGTGCAGATCATCAAAGAAGTGTTTGCAACTCTGTAA